A stretch of the Carassius carassius chromosome 50, fCarCar2.1, whole genome shotgun sequence genome encodes the following:
- the LOC132133211 gene encoding kit ligand-like isoform X2 produces the protein MTVAAYSSEIGNPITDDIKKISFLKQNIPKDYRITLRYIPKEVSGMCWVKLNVFHLEVSLKGLAQKFGNISSNKDNIGTLVQILQEMRYHIGYGLEDSMLEFDCHYGNEMWLTAKYFEFVEDFFNTANLSRDVEDCEPPPCPTSTKTTVTTTTTSSTLSAQHSTNEKHNSLPDNPKKGAFLPKVVQNSLMSLLAIPFIAVVVFLMVWKIKSRRNAPQTERSPEEGPALFSGEEANIPPLDVEISEKNRLNIIMAV, from the exons ATGACAGTTGCTGCCTATTCCAGTGAAATAGGAAATCCCATTACAGATGACATCAAGAAAATTTCTTTCCTG AAACAGAATATTCCAAAAGACTACAGGATTACATTACGTTATATACCTAAAGAAGTG aGTGGTATGTGCTGGGTGAAGCTAAATGTATTTCACTTGGAGGTGAGCTTAAAAGGCCTGGCGCAGAAGTTTGGGAACATATCCTCCAATAAAGATAATATAGGCACTTTGGTCCAAATACTGCAAGAGATGCGGTATCACATTGGATATGGCTTG GAGGATTCAATGCTAGAATTCGATTGTCACTACGGAAATGAGATGTGGCTTACGGCAAAGTATTTTGAATTTGTGGAGGACTTTTTCAACACTGCCAATTTATCAAGAGATGTCGAGGACTGCGAGCCCCCACCATGTCCCACATCCACAAAAACAACAGTAACGACAACTACAACGTCGTCGACATTGTCAGCGCAACATAGTACAAATG AGAAACATAACAGTTtgcctgataaccccaaaaaag GGGCATTCCTTCCGAAAGTTGTGCAGAACAGTCTTATGTCGCTTCTCGCCATCCCGTTCATCGCCGTGGTGGTTTTTCTGATGGTCTGGAAG ATTAAATCTAGAAGAAACGCCCCCCAAACTGAACGGAGTCCGGAAGAAGGTCCCGCCCTTTTCTCAGGAGAGGAAGCCAATATACCCCCATTAGATGTGGAGATATCTGAAAA aaACAGATTAAATATTATCATGGCAGTGTAA
- the LOC132133211 gene encoding kit ligand-like isoform X1, whose protein sequence is MKKSNIWICTCVHLLLYMTVAAYSSEIGNPITDDIKKISFLKQNIPKDYRITLRYIPKEVSGMCWVKLNVFHLEVSLKGLAQKFGNISSNKDNIGTLVQILQEMRYHIGYGLEDSMLEFDCHYGNEMWLTAKYFEFVEDFFNTANLSRDVEDCEPPPCPTSTKTTVTTTTTSSTLSAQHSTNEKHNSLPDNPKKGAFLPKVVQNSLMSLLAIPFIAVVVFLMVWKIKSRRNAPQTERSPEEGPALFSGEEANIPPLDVEISEKNRLNIIMAV, encoded by the exons ATGAAGAAGTCAAAC ATTTGGATATGCACCTGTGTCCATTTATTGCTGTACATGACAGTTGCTGCCTATTCCAGTGAAATAGGAAATCCCATTACAGATGACATCAAGAAAATTTCTTTCCTG AAACAGAATATTCCAAAAGACTACAGGATTACATTACGTTATATACCTAAAGAAGTG aGTGGTATGTGCTGGGTGAAGCTAAATGTATTTCACTTGGAGGTGAGCTTAAAAGGCCTGGCGCAGAAGTTTGGGAACATATCCTCCAATAAAGATAATATAGGCACTTTGGTCCAAATACTGCAAGAGATGCGGTATCACATTGGATATGGCTTG GAGGATTCAATGCTAGAATTCGATTGTCACTACGGAAATGAGATGTGGCTTACGGCAAAGTATTTTGAATTTGTGGAGGACTTTTTCAACACTGCCAATTTATCAAGAGATGTCGAGGACTGCGAGCCCCCACCATGTCCCACATCCACAAAAACAACAGTAACGACAACTACAACGTCGTCGACATTGTCAGCGCAACATAGTACAAATG AGAAACATAACAGTTtgcctgataaccccaaaaaag GGGCATTCCTTCCGAAAGTTGTGCAGAACAGTCTTATGTCGCTTCTCGCCATCCCGTTCATCGCCGTGGTGGTTTTTCTGATGGTCTGGAAG ATTAAATCTAGAAGAAACGCCCCCCAAACTGAACGGAGTCCGGAAGAAGGTCCCGCCCTTTTCTCAGGAGAGGAAGCCAATATACCCCCATTAGATGTGGAGATATCTGAAAA aaACAGATTAAATATTATCATGGCAGTGTAA